A stretch of the Candidatus Spechtbacteria bacterium genome encodes the following:
- a CDS encoding UTP--glucose-1-phosphate uridylyltransferase, giving the protein MAINRVRKAIFPVAGYGTRFLPATKAQPKEMLTLVDKPVVQYLVEEAVEAGIETIIFVINSNKHIIGDHFSRNLELEKMLRAKKKKALLESIRHIHKEAEFIFVHQDEPLGSGDAVMRGRGLVGDEPFALFYADDVMDSPKGKPAIGQLIETFERYHESVMGLIDIPRSQSRFYGMISGKKIGDRTYQIHGVVEKPDPKDTPSTLASVGRFIITPDIFQYIPKLKKKNGEIYFADALDAVAKQGKLYGYEMDAVWHDCGNKLGFFKATVEFGMKHREIGDEARAFLKRI; this is encoded by the coding sequence ATGGCAATAAACAGGGTTAGAAAAGCAATTTTCCCAGTAGCGGGCTATGGCACGCGCTTTTTGCCTGCCACAAAGGCTCAGCCAAAGGAAATGCTAACGCTGGTAGATAAGCCAGTGGTGCAGTATTTGGTGGAAGAGGCGGTGGAGGCGGGAATTGAAACAATTATTTTTGTCATCAATAGCAACAAACACATTATCGGCGACCATTTTAGCCGCAACTTGGAGCTGGAGAAAATGCTTCGCGCCAAGAAAAAGAAAGCTTTGCTTGAAAGCATACGCCATATCCACAAAGAAGCGGAGTTTATTTTCGTGCATCAGGACGAGCCGCTCGGTAGCGGAGATGCCGTGATGCGCGGTCGGGGACTGGTGGGTGATGAGCCTTTCGCGCTTTTTTATGCCGATGACGTGATGGATTCACCCAAAGGAAAGCCGGCAATTGGCCAGTTGATTGAAACATTTGAGCGGTATCACGAATCGGTAATGGGGTTGATTGATATTCCAAGATCGCAAAGCAGGTTTTACGGAATGATCTCCGGCAAAAAAATAGGGGACCGCACATACCAAATACATGGCGTGGTAGAAAAGCCAGATCCAAAAGATACTCCGTCTACGCTTGCCAGCGTCGGGCGATTCATAATTACCCCGGATATTTTCCAGTATATTCCAAAGCTTAAAAAGAAAAATGGAGAGATTTATTTTGCTGACGCCTTAGATGCAGTAGCGAAACAGGGAAAGCTTTATGGTTATGAAATGGACGCGGTGTGGCATGACTGCGGCAATAAACTGGGATTTTTCAAGGCAACGGTGGAGTTTGGAATGAAGCACCGTGAGATTGGTGACGAGGCGCGGGCGTTTTTGAAACGTATATAA
- a CDS encoding lamin tail domain-containing protein, with the protein MKMRVIRILCIFGLGGLIASSSFSYAHAYNPDTTHRPLSEKAVELYNASFLDAALTQQEKQWIAQGSVDEDAPVMRVVHHFYDPINNQGLQGFESSKQWARDSAMQGLNRFQLGGASGVFTWEEAIRAYDRGDKERAYKTLGHIFHLIQDKTVPAHVRQDPHPPFFKDELGGEDPYEHATENIAMPNIAAMKLLEYGNIDTYFDNVARYTNTHFLSKDSLGQYQQPSPTRVDTKYIYSIDNNSEYRIASFSGGSVLFGDDTKLILSDPLVIQDYWSRLAPKAIEANAGVLKLFHDTVGKQAANDQASAGDNIFISAFRALANSAQAVTLRVQAELRSAQELLSFFGANIAPGVAIGGDPNSMLPFNTTIANVDFQRNIEAQQSQQQFNQQVTTALTNPVYTSGQTRTLNQTQDALQANSLQQQSQPNEQSPSTSTQISISNTSPSSKPSSNSANTQTPSQLKDANQQKDLNINNTYRVSKVIDGDTISLTNGEYVRYIGIDAPEVARPGQTAECFSAEAKKRNEELVLNKDVRIENGPEARDAYGRMLGYIWVGDAFVNKKLIEEGYVRSFNFGHPHAQDAYFDAAQKQAKEAKLGLWTQCAKDKQKEDLEATQQQEENKENSQTQTQPLTPTNTKLVINEARIAGGEFVEIYNPTASATSLAGYFMAYYSQNRASWSDPWRNKEFPADAVIPARGYYIIAFGDFSEHFNWRVYTSDLLGNSAGAFALWKGDPKTSSSTRIDAMGWGDAILFEGSSAAPVSFTAASIIRWPSGADTNSNNQDFRVTKTMTPGGVNIFEQEAPTAGSSPAQDTQQNDTSQQTQNQTQQNSPAAPATPATIVINEIQTGDAEFIELYNTSNATMLLAGHYFAYYSSSKTAWNDPYRVKQFPDGASISGQDYYLIGLKDYVTTGGNPNADWQPYTSAQLANSGGTVAVFPFDPSTKSAQDAQAGMIDAVGWGNTILFEGAAAGAPEINQSIARSASHADTNNNAQDFSITITPNPKQNAALAQETQEIQEDDTAADDAAVVEDSDTSLDSDDDEDENEVDEDEDEDEDEDDGNSSQSPDELDEDDSETDEDSFQPLPLHIVINEIQTGDSEFVELYNPTDANISLDGYYFAYYSTSKTSWDNPWRVKQFPSAALISAGAYYLIGFKGYNTANNNPNADWQPYTSAQLANTGGTIAIFSQDPECAKQTPCAVTPIDAVAWGDVTSALQENTAVAAPTLNKSISRGDQHQDTDNNAQDFTQLDIPTPTNSDATPAQADFSGAPIWAMKYFNARHTNESTKNGPAWSASSDAKIKSQMQVAGYSFSISQPVIDSEGNSYLTTTVGSKSSVYSYDINGNARWYYDISTPDLRAPALSPDSQKLYVVSIGANTANSQGKLYVLQTSDGSLLASVLLGITWATSGGNHDATSPITDSQGNAYACTLRQCMAFDSGGTVLWTTVPNWGSILNISGFTGSSASVIRTPVLDANNLYVIVRNPNNDFTLLVLSLSDGAILWSRNMQSAPATGITYILGDPSLDASGILYAQFQTSQINTGVAAFDTQNGGAYLWKSVIASPSLSFKESPVVAGNGEIYSASYQQNKIYLFNTQGASKGTNKAVFTAPANISSLVSTDASGKVYVGDEAGNIYALQKSATNNNGNGNSANSDMLTVVWQYKLDSKVLSLVIGDGLVYAITNGGLMYVLGN; encoded by the coding sequence ATGAAAATGAGAGTTATTCGCATTTTGTGCATTTTCGGTCTTGGGGGGCTGATAGCCAGCTCCTCTTTTTCGTATGCCCACGCCTATAACCCAGACACAACTCACCGGCCATTATCTGAAAAAGCGGTAGAGCTATATAACGCATCTTTCCTTGACGCAGCGCTTACGCAACAAGAGAAGCAGTGGATTGCGCAAGGGTCGGTTGACGAAGACGCGCCCGTTATGCGCGTGGTGCATCACTTTTATGACCCGATAAACAACCAAGGGTTGCAGGGGTTTGAATCATCAAAGCAGTGGGCGCGTGACAGCGCCATGCAAGGGCTTAATCGTTTTCAGCTCGGTGGCGCAAGCGGAGTATTTACATGGGAAGAAGCTATTCGGGCATATGATAGGGGTGACAAAGAGCGGGCGTATAAAACGTTGGGGCATATATTCCATTTAATACAGGATAAAACTGTGCCAGCGCATGTGCGGCAAGATCCGCACCCGCCATTTTTTAAGGATGAGCTCGGCGGTGAAGATCCATATGAACACGCAACAGAAAATATTGCTATGCCTAACATAGCGGCAATGAAACTGCTTGAATATGGGAATATTGATACGTATTTTGACAATGTCGCGCGATATACCAATACGCATTTTTTGAGCAAGGACAGTTTGGGGCAATATCAGCAGCCAAGTCCAACAAGAGTTGATACGAAATATATTTATTCGATTGATAATAATTCGGAGTATAGAATCGCCAGCTTCTCAGGAGGCTCTGTTTTATTTGGCGATGATACCAAATTAATTCTCTCCGACCCCCTCGTCATCCAAGACTACTGGTCCCGTCTAGCGCCAAAAGCCATTGAAGCTAACGCCGGAGTCTTAAAACTTTTTCACGACACAGTCGGCAAGCAAGCGGCCAATGACCAAGCAAGCGCGGGTGATAACATATTTATATCCGCGTTTCGCGCGCTCGCAAATAGCGCGCAAGCCGTAACACTCCGCGTGCAAGCCGAACTTCGCAGCGCGCAAGAATTACTTTCTTTCTTTGGCGCTAATATCGCGCCGGGCGTGGCCATTGGAGGCGATCCTAATTCCATGCTTCCGTTCAATACTACGATCGCCAACGTGGATTTTCAGAGAAATATTGAAGCGCAACAGTCACAGCAGCAATTTAATCAGCAAGTGACAACAGCTCTGACAAATCCCGTTTATACCAGTGGCCAGACGCGAACATTAAACCAAACTCAAGATGCTTTGCAAGCAAACTCATTGCAGCAACAAAGCCAACCAAATGAACAAAGCCCATCAACATCAACCCAAATTTCAATTTCAAATACGTCGCCATCATCAAAGCCATCATCAAACAGCGCAAACACACAAACTCCATCCCAACTAAAAGATGCAAATCAACAAAAAGATTTAAACATAAACAATACCTATCGCGTCAGTAAAGTTATAGACGGTGATACAATCTCGCTTACCAATGGCGAATATGTGCGCTATATTGGCATTGACGCGCCGGAAGTGGCGCGTCCCGGACAAACAGCAGAATGTTTTAGCGCGGAGGCAAAAAAGCGCAATGAAGAATTAGTGCTGAATAAAGATGTGCGTATAGAAAATGGTCCCGAAGCGCGCGACGCATACGGGCGCATGCTGGGGTATATTTGGGTTGGCGATGCTTTTGTAAACAAAAAACTTATTGAGGAGGGATATGTCCGCTCGTTTAACTTTGGCCATCCTCATGCCCAAGACGCATATTTTGACGCGGCGCAGAAACAGGCAAAAGAAGCCAAGCTTGGCTTATGGACGCAATGCGCAAAGGATAAACAAAAAGAAGACCTTGAAGCCACGCAACAACAAGAGGAGAACAAAGAAAACTCGCAAACGCAAACGCAACCCTTAACTCCAACAAATACCAAACTTGTAATCAACGAAGCGCGTATTGCCGGCGGCGAATTCGTGGAAATTTACAATCCCACCGCAAGCGCGACCTCTCTCGCGGGATATTTCATGGCATATTATTCGCAAAATCGCGCGTCGTGGAGCGATCCATGGCGCAATAAAGAATTTCCCGCTGATGCCGTAATTCCCGCGCGCGGCTACTATATTATAGCATTTGGCGATTTCTCAGAACATTTTAATTGGCGCGTTTACACAAGCGACCTCCTGGGCAACAGCGCCGGCGCATTTGCGCTTTGGAAAGGCGACCCTAAAACAAGTAGCTCCACGCGCATTGACGCTATGGGGTGGGGCGACGCGATATTATTTGAAGGAAGTTCGGCCGCGCCAGTTTCTTTTACTGCCGCGAGCATTATTCGCTGGCCATCCGGCGCGGATACAAACAGCAACAATCAGGACTTTCGCGTGACCAAAACCATGACTCCCGGAGGAGTAAATATTTTTGAACAAGAAGCGCCGACAGCGGGCTCATCGCCCGCGCAGGACACTCAGCAAAACGACACCTCGCAGCAAACACAAAACCAAACACAGCAAAATTCTCCTGCCGCGCCTGCCACTCCCGCCACGATTGTTATAAATGAAATTCAAACAGGCGACGCGGAGTTTATTGAGCTTTACAATACAAGCAACGCAACAATGTTGCTCGCCGGTCATTATTTTGCCTATTATTCTTCATCAAAAACAGCGTGGAACGATCCATATCGCGTAAAACAATTTCCTGACGGGGCAAGTATATCGGGGCAAGATTATTATCTTATCGGCTTGAAGGATTATGTCACGACCGGCGGCAACCCCAACGCCGACTGGCAGCCCTATACTAGCGCGCAGCTGGCAAATAGCGGAGGCACCGTGGCTGTTTTTCCATTTGATCCATCAACTAAATCCGCGCAAGACGCGCAGGCAGGAATGATTGACGCTGTCGGCTGGGGAAACACTATCCTTTTTGAAGGGGCAGCGGCTGGCGCCCCGGAAATAAATCAAAGTATCGCGCGTAGCGCAAGCCACGCTGATACAAATAATAACGCGCAAGACTTTTCTATTACTATTACTCCGAATCCCAAGCAAAACGCGGCGCTTGCCCAAGAGACTCAAGAGATTCAAGAAGATGACACGGCCGCTGATGACGCGGCCGTTGTTGAAGATTCAGATACCTCTTTAGATTCGGATGATGATGAAGACGAAAATGAAGTCGATGAAGATGAAGATGAAGACGAAGACGAAGACGACGGAAATTCTTCTCAATCACCGGACGAATTAGACGAAGATGACAGCGAAACCGACGAAGATTCTTTCCAGCCATTGCCGCTTCATATTGTTATCAACGAAATACAGACAGGAGATTCTGAATTCGTAGAGCTATACAATCCAACAGATGCGAATATCTCATTGGACGGATATTATTTCGCGTACTATTCTACCAGCAAAACAAGCTGGGACAATCCGTGGCGCGTCAAGCAATTCCCCTCCGCCGCTTTAATTTCCGCAGGCGCTTACTATCTTATCGGTTTCAAAGGATACAACACAGCAAACAACAACCCTAACGCCGACTGGCAGCCCTACACTAGCGCGCAGCTGGCAAACACGGGCGGAACGATCGCGATTTTTTCACAAGACCCTGAATGCGCTAAACAAACTCCGTGCGCGGTAACCCCCATTGATGCGGTGGCATGGGGCGACGTAACCTCCGCGCTGCAAGAAAACACAGCCGTAGCAGCGCCAACTCTAAATAAAAGTATTAGTCGCGGTGACCAGCATCAAGACACTGATAACAACGCGCAAGATTTTACACAGCTAGACATACCAACGCCGACAAATTCTGACGCGACGCCCGCGCAAGCGGATTTTTCCGGAGCGCCTATTTGGGCAATGAAATATTTTAACGCGCGCCATACAAACGAGTCCACGAAAAATGGCCCTGCTTGGTCTGCCAGCAGTGACGCAAAAATAAAATCACAAATGCAAGTTGCCGGATACTCTTTTTCTATCTCTCAACCCGTGATTGATTCGGAGGGAAATTCATATCTTACAACTACCGTAGGGAGTAAGTCTTCAGTATATTCATACGATATTAATGGTAACGCGCGTTGGTATTACGATATTTCAACTCCCGACCTGCGCGCGCCCGCGCTTTCTCCGGATAGCCAAAAATTGTACGTTGTTTCGATTGGCGCAAATACTGCAAACTCGCAAGGGAAGCTTTATGTGTTGCAAACATCAGATGGTTCTTTGCTTGCGTCTGTTTTGTTGGGCATTACGTGGGCGACAAGCGGCGGCAATCACGACGCGACTTCGCCAATCACAGATTCTCAAGGAAATGCGTACGCATGCACGCTTCGCCAGTGTATGGCGTTTGACTCGGGCGGAACTGTTTTGTGGACAACCGTACCCAATTGGGGAAGTATTTTAAATATCAGCGGATTTACAGGATCTTCGGCTAGTGTAATTCGTACCCCCGTTTTGGATGCCAACAATCTTTACGTTATAGTTAGAAATCCCAACAATGATTTTACGCTCCTAGTCCTATCTTTGTCTGACGGCGCTATTTTATGGTCGCGCAATATGCAGAGCGCGCCCGCAACCGGCATAACATATATTCTTGGCGATCCAAGTCTGGATGCTAGCGGCATACTATACGCGCAGTTTCAAACAAGCCAAATCAATACAGGCGTTGCCGCGTTTGACACGCAAAACGGCGGCGCGTATTTATGGAAAAGCGTGATTGCGAGCCCCTCACTTTCATTTAAGGAGTCGCCAGTTGTCGCGGGTAACGGCGAAATATACAGCGCGTCATATCAGCAAAATAAAATTTATTTGTTCAATACGCAGGGCGCAAGCAAGGGGACTAACAAAGCTGTGTTTACCGCGCCGGCCAATATCAGCAGCTTAGTTTCCACGGACGCTAGCGGAAAAGTGTATGTTGGCGATGAAGCGGGAAACATTTATGCGCTGCAAAAAAGCGCGACGAACAACAATGGAAATGGCAATTCCGCCAATTCAGACATGCTTACGGTCGTTTGGCAATACAAGCTTGATAGCAAGGTGCTATCGCTGGTAATCGGCGACGGGTTAGTTTATGCAATCACTAATGGCGGGTTAATGTATGTGCTAGGGAATTAG
- a CDS encoding transposase yields the protein MPARIPMQIGAIYHVINRGVEKRKIFMKPQDYSRFILGLYFFNDKNAKADIWTNLRSRRDKTLAVIGSRGYPGYPLAGDDTLIDKRERLVDLLAFALMPNHFHFIIREIKEGGTSSFMQKMCGYVRYFNQQYDRVGPLFQGRYKAVEIKDEGQLRTTFVYVHTNPVELKEPEWKDLKVKNAKNAINWLGHYRWSSYHDYVGNPTFPDVTQRDSFLKLYGGEKECRQAIDDWVLFKAENAQFDSRISE from the coding sequence ATGCCAGCGCGTATACCCATGCAAATTGGCGCTATTTATCACGTTATAAATCGTGGAGTAGAAAAGCGCAAGATATTTATGAAGCCGCAAGATTATTCGCGGTTTATTTTAGGGTTGTATTTTTTTAATGACAAGAACGCGAAAGCTGATATCTGGACAAATTTAAGGAGTAGAAGGGATAAAACCTTGGCCGTCATAGGGTCCAGAGGATATCCCGGCTATCCTCTGGCGGGCGATGATACGCTGATCGATAAACGAGAGCGGCTAGTCGATCTTCTTGCTTTTGCGTTAATGCCGAATCATTTTCATTTTATCATTCGCGAGATAAAAGAGGGTGGCACTTCTTCGTTTATGCAGAAGATGTGTGGTTATGTAAGGTATTTTAATCAACAATACGATCGCGTTGGTCCTCTATTTCAGGGGCGGTACAAGGCAGTTGAAATAAAAGACGAGGGGCAGCTTCGCACCACTTTTGTTTATGTGCATACAAACCCCGTGGAATTAAAAGAACCGGAATGGAAAGATTTGAAAGTCAAAAATGCAAAAAATGCTATAAATTGGCTGGGGCATTATCGCTGGTCCAGCTATCATGATTATGTTGGTAATCCTACATTTCCCGATGTGACACAGCGCGATTCGTTTTTAAAACTATACGGCGGCGAGAAAGAATGCAGGCAGGCGATTGATGATTGGGTTCTATTTAAAGCGGAAAACGCGCAGTTTGATTCGAGAATTTCAGAATGA
- a CDS encoding sugar nucleotide-binding protein, whose amino-acid sequence MSVKNRNKELARFLVFGAGWLGKKLADYLPNAALESKRILKGTDVESAIDKYKPQWIINAIGATGKPNVDWCEDHKPETYFANIHVPYLLAEASQNKKIKMLHLSSGCIYQGDNRGRGFDENDLPNFDGSYYSHTKAVAERLLSAYGHILTCRLRMPLDKAPDERNLLSKLLKYDRIIVTPNSITVVDDLLAVAKKLMMKNQHGVFNCVNPGAITHKQLLKIYEEESGKKLSKKYIKAKDLIVKAPRSNCVINTKKLEALGIALPPALASARKAIKNFVREEIK is encoded by the coding sequence ATGTCGGTAAAAAATAGAAACAAAGAATTAGCCCGTTTTTTAGTTTTTGGCGCGGGATGGCTGGGTAAAAAACTAGCTGACTACCTGCCAAACGCCGCATTGGAAAGCAAAAGGATTCTCAAAGGCACAGACGTTGAGTCGGCGATTGATAAATATAAACCGCAATGGATTATTAATGCCATCGGCGCCACAGGCAAGCCCAATGTTGACTGGTGTGAAGACCACAAGCCGGAAACTTACTTTGCTAATATCCACGTTCCATATCTTCTAGCCGAAGCTAGCCAAAATAAAAAAATAAAGATGCTTCATCTCTCCAGCGGCTGTATTTATCAAGGAGATAACAGAGGCCGAGGTTTTGATGAAAACGATCTGCCAAATTTTGACGGCTCATATTACTCGCATACCAAGGCAGTGGCCGAAAGACTTTTAAGCGCCTACGGCCACATTCTCACCTGCCGCTTAAGAATGCCCCTAGATAAAGCTCCGGACGAGCGCAACCTGCTATCCAAACTCCTAAAGTACGACAGAATAATCGTTACGCCAAACTCAATAACTGTCGTGGATGATCTGCTGGCAGTTGCAAAAAAACTAATGATGAAAAATCAACACGGAGTTTTTAACTGTGTTAATCCCGGCGCTATCACTCACAAACAACTGCTGAAAATCTACGAAGAAGAATCTGGAAAAAAGTTAAGCAAAAAATATATTAAAGCTAAAGATTTAATAGTAAAAGCTCCACGCTCCAACTGCGTCATAAACACCAAAAAGCTGGAGGCGCTTGGCATTGCCCTGCCACCCGCGCTAGCAAGCGCCAGAAAGGCCATCAAAAACTTTGTCCGAGAGGAAATAAAATAA
- the rfbB gene encoding dTDP-glucose 4,6-dehydratase — protein MKLLITGGAGFIGSNFIHYWHEKYPADSIVNIDKLTYAGNLNNLKGVAEEKNYRFVRSDICDQNETLDKAIKNCDVIVHFAAETHVDRSLNSADEFLRTNIFGTYNLLCYAKKYNKRFHHISTDEVFGSLDLESKEKFNEQTPYSPRNPYSASKASSDHIVQSFFHTHQLPITISNCSNNFGPYQNSEKFIPKAITNLINGQKVPVYGRGVNVRDWLHVEDHCRAIDLIIQKGRIGETYCVGGLTEDISNIDVIKIVLEEMNLKDDMIEFVTDRPGHDLKYAVDWTKINRELGYQPTFDFSTHLKTTIQWYLNNQWWWQN, from the coding sequence ATGAAACTTCTAATCACCGGCGGCGCTGGTTTCATCGGCTCAAACTTCATACATTATTGGCATGAGAAATATCCTGCCGATAGCATTGTGAACATAGATAAGCTTACATACGCTGGTAATCTTAATAATTTAAAAGGGGTCGCTGAAGAAAAAAACTATCGCTTCGTCCGAAGTGACATTTGCGACCAAAATGAAACGCTTGATAAAGCTATAAAAAATTGTGATGTCATCGTGCATTTTGCCGCCGAGACACATGTTGACCGCTCTCTTAACTCCGCGGATGAATTTTTAAGAACAAATATTTTCGGCACATACAATCTTCTTTGCTACGCTAAAAAATATAACAAAAGATTCCATCACATCTCTACTGATGAAGTCTTTGGCTCGCTGGACTTAGAAAGTAAAGAAAAGTTTAACGAACAAACGCCTTACAGTCCTCGCAATCCATACTCCGCATCCAAAGCATCTTCGGATCATATAGTTCAATCTTTTTTTCACACTCACCAGCTACCCATAACGATCAGCAACTGCTCTAACAATTTCGGACCCTACCAAAACAGTGAAAAATTCATTCCCAAAGCAATCACCAATTTAATCAATGGCCAGAAAGTGCCTGTTTATGGTAGGGGTGTTAATGTCCGCGACTGGCTTCATGTAGAAGACCATTGCCGCGCCATTGACTTAATTATTCAAAAAGGAAGAATCGGCGAGACTTACTGCGTAGGCGGGCTGACGGAAGATATTAGCAACATTGATGTGATAAAAATTGTTTTAGAAGAAATGAATCTTAAAGATGACATGATAGAATTTGTAACAGACAGGCCGGGCCATGACTTGAAATATGCAGTTGATTGGACTAAAATTAACCGCGAACTGGGCTATCAACCGACATTTGATTTCTCCACTCATTTAAAAACTACCATACAATGGTACTTAAATAACCAGTGGTGGTGGCAGAATTAA
- a CDS encoding NTP transferase domain-containing protein → MKGIILAGGFGTRLLPMTKVTNKHLLPVYDRPMVYYPIGTLINAGIKNIMIITGNENAGSFMNLLGNGKEFGADFTYRLQSGAGGIADALNLCRDFADEEPVAVILGDNIFEDNFKKVAAKYGGRGAKIFLKKVSDPHRFGVATVKGEKISKIIEKPSNPETDLAVTGLYFYDKQVWKVIKNLKPSARGELEITDVNNWYVRQGQMKFEMVNGFWSDAGTVESLNRASDHIRTQKLKKIL, encoded by the coding sequence ATGAAAGGCATAATTTTAGCAGGAGGATTTGGCACTCGGCTTTTGCCGATGACCAAAGTAACAAACAAGCACCTTCTTCCGGTTTATGACCGGCCCATGGTGTATTATCCAATCGGCACACTCATAAATGCCGGAATTAAAAATATTATGATTATCACCGGCAACGAAAATGCCGGCAGTTTCATGAACCTTCTAGGAAACGGTAAAGAGTTTGGCGCGGACTTTACCTATCGCCTGCAATCTGGAGCAGGAGGCATTGCGGATGCCCTAAACCTTTGCCGTGATTTTGCGGATGAAGAGCCGGTGGCGGTAATTTTGGGCGACAATATTTTTGAAGATAATTTTAAAAAAGTAGCGGCAAAATATGGCGGCCGAGGCGCTAAAATCTTCCTTAAAAAAGTTTCTGATCCGCATCGCTTCGGAGTAGCCACTGTGAAAGGTGAAAAAATCTCCAAAATTATAGAAAAACCATCCAATCCTGAAACTGATCTTGCGGTGACAGGTTTGTATTTTTATGATAAGCAGGTTTGGAAAGTAATAAAAAACCTCAAGCCATCTGCCCGAGGAGAACTAGAAATTACTGATGTTAATAATTGGTACGTGAGACAAGGCCAAATGAAATTTGAGATGGTGAATGGTTTCTGGTCTGATGCGGGCACCGTGGAGAGCCTAAACCGCGCAAGCGATCACATCAGAACGCAAAAACTAAAAAAAATTCTATAA
- a CDS encoding glycosyltransferase family 2 protein: MLSIIITHYRTPNVLKLSLEYFQRACAQLEPGENSEIIVADSGTESSTRDMMAGFCSSLVIGEEHLERSEVTRGELNRTKSKGNSILYLPEEKNVGYAKAVNRGISIARGNFIFVANADLIASDATIFKTLLAYMRENPDVGIVAPRLLNFNGTVQHSAFRYYTLATIIARRTFLGKTSWGKKLLKDFALEDIMAHIAKPIPVDWLMGSALLIRKSALDKVGLLDETFFMYMEDVDWCRRFWDNGYKVIYNPEASAHHYHFQASKKTGGLLDLLLNPYTRMHARSAFVYFKKYGLSAPNHRPPVDEADARLVREIASNETR; this comes from the coding sequence ATGCTATCAATCATAATCACCCACTATCGCACTCCCAATGTACTCAAGCTCTCGCTTGAGTATTTTCAACGTGCTTGCGCGCAATTGGAGCCGGGTGAAAATTCAGAGATTATCGTCGCCGACAGCGGCACGGAGTCAAGCACGCGCGACATGATGGCAGGGTTTTGCTCTTCGCTAGTTATCGGCGAAGAGCACCTTGAGCGAAGTGAGGTGACTCGTGGTGAACTTAATAGAACCAAGTCGAAGGGCAACTCTATCCTATATTTGCCGGAAGAAAAAAATGTCGGCTACGCAAAAGCCGTCAATCGAGGCATTAGCATTGCCAGGGGTAATTTTATTTTTGTCGCTAATGCAGACTTAATTGCGTCAGACGCCACAATATTTAAAACTCTTCTTGCGTACATGCGAGAGAATCCGGACGTTGGCATAGTCGCCCCGCGACTGCTAAACTTTAATGGAACGGTTCAACACTCTGCATTCCGCTATTACACACTGGCCACAATCATCGCCCGCCGCACGTTTCTTGGTAAAACTTCTTGGGGCAAAAAACTTCTCAAAGACTTTGCGCTTGAAGATATTATGGCTCACATAGCGAAACCAATTCCAGTTGATTGGCTAATGGGCTCGGCGCTGCTTATTCGCAAATCGGCTCTAGATAAAGTCGGTCTGCTTGATGAAACTTTCTTTATGTATATGGAAGATGTGGATTGGTGCCGCAGATTCTGGGACAACGGCTACAAAGTTATTTACAATCCCGAAGCTTCCGCGCATCATTATCATTTCCAAGCAAGCAAAAAAACAGGCGGCTTGCTAGATCTTCTGCTCAATCCGTACACGCGCATGCACGCGCGCAGCGCCTTTGTGTATTTTAAAAAATACGGCTTAAGCGCGCCAAATCACCGTCCGCCCGTTGACGAAGCTGATGCTCGTCTCGTTAGAGAAATCGCCTCTAATGAGACGCGTTGA